Proteins from one Pongo abelii isolate AG06213 chromosome 7, NHGRI_mPonAbe1-v2.0_pri, whole genome shotgun sequence genomic window:
- the EXOSC4 gene encoding exosome complex component RRP41, translated as MAGLELLSDQGYRVDGRRAGELRKIQARMGVFAQADGSAYIEQGNTKALAVVYGPHEIRGSRARALPDRALVNCQYSSATFSTGERKRRRHGDRKSCEMGLQLRQTFEAAILTQLHPRSQIDIYVQVLQADGGTYAACVNAATLAVLDAGIPMRDFVCACSAGFVDGTALADLSHVEEAAGGPQLALALLPASGQIALLEMDARLHEDHLERVLEAAAQAARDVHTLLDRVVRQHVREASILLGD; from the exons ATGGCGGGGCTGGAGCTCTTGTCGGACCAGGGCTACCGGGTGGACGGGCGGCGCGCCGGGGAGCTGCGCAAGATCCAGGCGCGGATGGGCGTGTTCGCGCAGGCTGACGGCTCGGCCTACATCGAGCAGGGCAACACCAAGGCGCTGGCGGTGGTCTACGGCCCGCACGAG ATCCGCGGCTCCCGGGCTCGAGCCCTGCCGGACAGGGCCCTAGTGAACTGTCAATATAGTTCAGCGACCTTCAGCACAGGTGAGCGCAAGCGACGGCGACATGGGGACCGTAAGTCCTGTGAGATGGGCCTGCAGCTCCGCCAGACTTTCGAGGCAGCCATCCTCACACAGCTGCACCCACGCTCCCAGATTGATATCTATGTGCAG GTGCTACAGGCAGATGGTGGGACCTATGCGGCTTGTGTGAATGCAGCCACGCTGGCAGTGCTGGATGCCGGGATACCCATGAGAGACTTTGTGTGTGCGTGCTCAGCTGGCTTCGTGGACGGCACAGCCCTGGCAGACCTCAGCCATGTGGAGGAAGCAGCTGGTGGCCCCCAgctggccctggccctgctgcCAGCCTCAGGACAGATTGCGCTGCTTGAGATGGATGCCCGGCTGCACGAGGACCACCTGGAGCGGGTGTTGGaggctgctgcccaggctgctcgAGATGTGCACACCCTCTTGGACAGAGTGGTCCGGCAGCATGTGCGTGAGGCCTCTATCTTGCTGGGGGACTGA
- the GPAA1 gene encoding glycosylphosphatidylinositol anchor attachment 1 protein isoform X1 translates to MTSDSCGPSSRLYLAAPDQLGLLSSGCGATCLPPGRCTAGPTLLGAAPSGLPNPLTSCRLHQHRPPSSRPLLWARAPSALDMRAGASVSGTGSAGERGSPGLTGAACGHRGGDWRRERVRRWERVRSRAALPRHGPPVGPGSPARARPPRAAPQRAAVVRTGLGEAGTRGPWTRAAGGPMRGPHRGPGPLQLLAPLRLLAPFRSCPLEALRISGPGLALGSGVPMQDSGFSVLSYVAGIAWFLALVFPPLTQRTYMSENAMGSTMVEEQFAGGDRARAFARDFAAHRKKSGALPVAWLERTMRSVGLEVYTQSFSRKLPFPDETHERYVLGEWGVPGPRKHLEGGMVSGTNVYGILRAPRAASTESLVLTVPCGSDSTNSQAVGLLLALAAHFRGQIYWAKDIIFLVTEHDLLGTEAWLEAYHDVNVTGMQSSPLQGRAGAIQAAVALELSSDVVTSLDVAVEGLNGQLPNLDLLNLFQTFCQKGGLLCTLQGKLQPQDWTSLDGPLQGLQTLLLMVLRQASGRPHGSHGLFLRYRVEALTLRGINSFRQYKYDLVAVGKALEGMFRKLNHLLERLHQSFFLYLLPGLSRFVSIGLYMPAVGFLLLVLGLKALELWMQLHEAGMGLEEPGGAPGPSVPLPPSQGVGLASLVAPLLISQAMGLALYVLPVLGQHVATQHFPVAEAEAVVLTLLAIYAAGLALPHNTHRVVSTQAPDRGWMALKLVALIYLALQLGCIALTNFSLGFLLATSMVPAAALAKPHGPRTLYAALLVLTSPAAMLLGSLFLWRELQEAPLSLAEGWQLFLAALAQGVLEHHTYGALLFPLLSLGLYPCWLLFWNVLFWK, encoded by the exons ATGACCTCTGACTCCTGCGGGCCTTCCAGCCGGCTCTATCTCGCTGCCCCCGACCAGCTCGGCCTGCTGTCCTCCGGCTGCGGGGCTACCTGCCTCCCTCCGGGGCGGTGCACTGCGGGCCCGACTCTCCTGGGGGCAGCGCCTAGCGGACTCCCAAACCCGCTCACGTCCTGCCGGCTTCACCAGCACCGCCCACCCTCGAGCCGGCCGCTGCTCTGGGCTCGCGCGCCCTCTGCTCTGGACATGCGCGCCGGCGCGAGCGTCTCTGGGACCGGAAGTGCGGGCGAGCGCGGGTCCCCGGGTCTGACAGGAGCAGCCTGCGGGCACCGCGGCGGTGATTGGAGGCGGGAGAGGGTCCGGAGGTGGGAGAGGGTCCGTAGCCGCGCCGCCCTGCCCCGCCATGGGCCTCCTGTCGGACCCGGTTCGCCGGCGCGCGCTCGCCCGCCTCGTGCTGCGCCTCAACGCGCCGCTGTGGTGAGGACGGGGCTCGGGGAGGCGGGGACCCGAGGGCCCTGGACTCGCGCTGCCGGCGGCCCCATGCGCGGTCCCCATCGAGGGCCGGGGCCGCTCCAGCTGCTCGCGCCCCTCCGGCTGCTCGCGCCCTTCCGCTCCTGCCCTCTGGAAGCACTGAGGATATCAGGCCCAGGCTTAGCCCTCGGGTCCGGCGTCCCGATGCAGGACTCCGGGTTTAG CGTGCTGAGCTACGTGGCGGGCATCGCCTGGTTCTTGGCGCTGGTTTTCCCGCCGCTGACCCAGCGCACTTACATGTCGGAGAACGCCATGGGCTCCACCATGGTGGAGGAGCAGTTTGCGGGCGGAGACCGCGCCCGGGCTTTTGCCCGGGACTTCGCTGCCCACCGCAAGAAGTCGGG GGCTCTGCCAGTGGCCTGGCTTGAACGGACGATGCGGTCAGTAGGGCTGGAGGTCTACACGCAGAGTTTCTCCCGGAAACTGCCCTTCCCAGATGAGACCCACGAGCGCTATGTATTGGGGGAGTGGGGTGTGCCTGGGCCCAGAAAGCACCTTGAGGGAGGG ATGGTGTCAGGCACCAATGTGTACGGCATCCTGCGGGCCCCGCGTGCTGCCAGCACCGAGTCACTTGTGCTCACCGTGCCCTGTGGCTCTGACTCTACCAACAGCCAGGCTGTGGGGCTGCTGCTGGCACTGGCTGCCCACTTCCGGG GGCAGATTTATTGGGCCAAAGATATCATCTTCCTGGTAACAGAACATGACCTCCTGGGCACTGAAGCTTGGCTTGAAGCCTACCACGATGTCAATGTCACTG GCATGCAGTCGTCCCCCCTGCAGGGCCGAGCTGGGGCCATTCAGGCGGCTGTGGCCCTGGAGCTGAGCAGTGATGTGGTCACCAGCCTCGATGTGGCTGTGGAGGGGCTCAACGGGCAGCTGCCCAACCTTGACCTGCTCAATCTCTTCCAGACCTTCTGCCAGAAAGGGGGCCTGTTGTGCACGCTTCAGGGCAAG CTGCAGCCCCAGGACTGGACGTCATTGGACGGACCACTGCAGGGCCTGCAGACACTGCTGCTCATGGTTCTGCGGCAGGCCTCTGGCCGCCCCCACGGCTCCCATGGCCTCTTCCTGCGCTACCGTGTGGAGGCCCTAACCCTGCGTGGCATCAATAGCTTCCGCCAGTACAAGTATGACCTGGTGGCAGTGGGCAA GGCTTTGGAGGGCATGTTCCGCAAGCTCAACCACCTCCTGGAGCGCCTGCACCAGTCCTTCTTCCTCTACTTGCTCCCCGGCCTCTCCCGCTTCGTCTCCATCGGCCTCTACATGCCCGCTGTCGGCTTCTTGCTCCTGGTCCTTGGTCTCAAG GCTCTGGAACTGTGGATGCAGCTGCATGAGGCCGGAATGGGCCTTGAGGAGCCCGGGGGGGCCCCTGGCCCCAGTGTCCCCCTTCCCCCATCACAG GGTGTGGGGCTGGCCTCGCTCGTGGCACCTCTGCTGATCTCGCAGGCCATGGGACTGGCCCTCTATGTCCTGCCAGTGCTGGGCCAACACGTTGCCACCCAGCACTTCCCAGTggcagaggctgaggctgtggtGCTGACACTGCTGGCGATTTATGCAGctggcctggccctgccccaCAATACCCACCG GGTGGTAAGCACACAGGCCCCAGACAGGGGCTGGATGGCACTGAAGCTGGTAGCCCTGATCTACCTAGCACTGCAGCTGGGCTGCATCGCCCTCACCAACTTCTCCTTGGGCTTCCTGCTGGCCACCAGCATGGTGCCCGCCGCTGCACTTGCCAAGCCTCATGGGCCCCG GACCCTCTATGCTGCCCTGCTGGTGCTGACCAGCCCAGCAGCCATGCTCCTTGGCAGCCTGTTCCTGTGGCGGGAGCTGCAGGAGGCGCCACTGTCACTGGCCGAGGGCTGGCAGCTCTTCCTGGCAGCGCTGGCCCAGGGTGTGCTGGAGCACCACACCTACGGTGCCCTGCTCTTCCCACTGCTGTCCCTGGGCCTCTACCCCTGCTGGCTGCTTTTCTGGAATGTGCTCTTCTGGAAGTGA
- the GPAA1 gene encoding glycosylphosphatidylinositol anchor attachment 1 protein isoform X2, translating into MTSDSCGPSSRLYLAAPDQLGLLSSGCGATCLPPGRCTAGPTLLGAAPSGLPNPLTSCRLHQHRPPSSRPLLWARAPSALDMRAGASVSGTGSAGERGSPGLTGAACGHRGGDWRRERVRRWERVRSRAALPRHGPPVGPGSPARARPPRAAPQRAAVVRTGLGEAGTRGPWTRAAGGPMRGPHRGPGPLQLLAPLRLLAPFRSCPLEALRISGPGLALGSGVPMQDSGFSVLSYVAGIAWFLALVFPPLTQRTYMSENAMGSTMVEEQFAGGDRARAFARDFAAHRKKSGALPVAWLERTMRSVGLEVYTQSFSRKLPFPDETHERYMVSGTNVYGILRAPRAASTESLVLTVPCGSDSTNSQAVGLLLALAAHFRGQIYWAKDIIFLVTEHDLLGTEAWLEAYHDVNVTGMQSSPLQGRAGAIQAAVALELSSDVVTSLDVAVEGLNGQLPNLDLLNLFQTFCQKGGLLCTLQGKLQPQDWTSLDGPLQGLQTLLLMVLRQASGRPHGSHGLFLRYRVEALTLRGINSFRQYKYDLVAVGKALEGMFRKLNHLLERLHQSFFLYLLPGLSRFVSIGLYMPAVGFLLLVLGLKALELWMQLHEAGMGLEEPGGAPGPSVPLPPSQGVGLASLVAPLLISQAMGLALYVLPVLGQHVATQHFPVAEAEAVVLTLLAIYAAGLALPHNTHRVVSTQAPDRGWMALKLVALIYLALQLGCIALTNFSLGFLLATSMVPAAALAKPHGPRTLYAALLVLTSPAAMLLGSLFLWRELQEAPLSLAEGWQLFLAALAQGVLEHHTYGALLFPLLSLGLYPCWLLFWNVLFWK; encoded by the exons ATGACCTCTGACTCCTGCGGGCCTTCCAGCCGGCTCTATCTCGCTGCCCCCGACCAGCTCGGCCTGCTGTCCTCCGGCTGCGGGGCTACCTGCCTCCCTCCGGGGCGGTGCACTGCGGGCCCGACTCTCCTGGGGGCAGCGCCTAGCGGACTCCCAAACCCGCTCACGTCCTGCCGGCTTCACCAGCACCGCCCACCCTCGAGCCGGCCGCTGCTCTGGGCTCGCGCGCCCTCTGCTCTGGACATGCGCGCCGGCGCGAGCGTCTCTGGGACCGGAAGTGCGGGCGAGCGCGGGTCCCCGGGTCTGACAGGAGCAGCCTGCGGGCACCGCGGCGGTGATTGGAGGCGGGAGAGGGTCCGGAGGTGGGAGAGGGTCCGTAGCCGCGCCGCCCTGCCCCGCCATGGGCCTCCTGTCGGACCCGGTTCGCCGGCGCGCGCTCGCCCGCCTCGTGCTGCGCCTCAACGCGCCGCTGTGGTGAGGACGGGGCTCGGGGAGGCGGGGACCCGAGGGCCCTGGACTCGCGCTGCCGGCGGCCCCATGCGCGGTCCCCATCGAGGGCCGGGGCCGCTCCAGCTGCTCGCGCCCCTCCGGCTGCTCGCGCCCTTCCGCTCCTGCCCTCTGGAAGCACTGAGGATATCAGGCCCAGGCTTAGCCCTCGGGTCCGGCGTCCCGATGCAGGACTCCGGGTTTAG CGTGCTGAGCTACGTGGCGGGCATCGCCTGGTTCTTGGCGCTGGTTTTCCCGCCGCTGACCCAGCGCACTTACATGTCGGAGAACGCCATGGGCTCCACCATGGTGGAGGAGCAGTTTGCGGGCGGAGACCGCGCCCGGGCTTTTGCCCGGGACTTCGCTGCCCACCGCAAGAAGTCGGG GGCTCTGCCAGTGGCCTGGCTTGAACGGACGATGCGGTCAGTAGGGCTGGAGGTCTACACGCAGAGTTTCTCCCGGAAACTGCCCTTCCCAGATGAGACCCACGAGCGCTAT ATGGTGTCAGGCACCAATGTGTACGGCATCCTGCGGGCCCCGCGTGCTGCCAGCACCGAGTCACTTGTGCTCACCGTGCCCTGTGGCTCTGACTCTACCAACAGCCAGGCTGTGGGGCTGCTGCTGGCACTGGCTGCCCACTTCCGGG GGCAGATTTATTGGGCCAAAGATATCATCTTCCTGGTAACAGAACATGACCTCCTGGGCACTGAAGCTTGGCTTGAAGCCTACCACGATGTCAATGTCACTG GCATGCAGTCGTCCCCCCTGCAGGGCCGAGCTGGGGCCATTCAGGCGGCTGTGGCCCTGGAGCTGAGCAGTGATGTGGTCACCAGCCTCGATGTGGCTGTGGAGGGGCTCAACGGGCAGCTGCCCAACCTTGACCTGCTCAATCTCTTCCAGACCTTCTGCCAGAAAGGGGGCCTGTTGTGCACGCTTCAGGGCAAG CTGCAGCCCCAGGACTGGACGTCATTGGACGGACCACTGCAGGGCCTGCAGACACTGCTGCTCATGGTTCTGCGGCAGGCCTCTGGCCGCCCCCACGGCTCCCATGGCCTCTTCCTGCGCTACCGTGTGGAGGCCCTAACCCTGCGTGGCATCAATAGCTTCCGCCAGTACAAGTATGACCTGGTGGCAGTGGGCAA GGCTTTGGAGGGCATGTTCCGCAAGCTCAACCACCTCCTGGAGCGCCTGCACCAGTCCTTCTTCCTCTACTTGCTCCCCGGCCTCTCCCGCTTCGTCTCCATCGGCCTCTACATGCCCGCTGTCGGCTTCTTGCTCCTGGTCCTTGGTCTCAAG GCTCTGGAACTGTGGATGCAGCTGCATGAGGCCGGAATGGGCCTTGAGGAGCCCGGGGGGGCCCCTGGCCCCAGTGTCCCCCTTCCCCCATCACAG GGTGTGGGGCTGGCCTCGCTCGTGGCACCTCTGCTGATCTCGCAGGCCATGGGACTGGCCCTCTATGTCCTGCCAGTGCTGGGCCAACACGTTGCCACCCAGCACTTCCCAGTggcagaggctgaggctgtggtGCTGACACTGCTGGCGATTTATGCAGctggcctggccctgccccaCAATACCCACCG GGTGGTAAGCACACAGGCCCCAGACAGGGGCTGGATGGCACTGAAGCTGGTAGCCCTGATCTACCTAGCACTGCAGCTGGGCTGCATCGCCCTCACCAACTTCTCCTTGGGCTTCCTGCTGGCCACCAGCATGGTGCCCGCCGCTGCACTTGCCAAGCCTCATGGGCCCCG GACCCTCTATGCTGCCCTGCTGGTGCTGACCAGCCCAGCAGCCATGCTCCTTGGCAGCCTGTTCCTGTGGCGGGAGCTGCAGGAGGCGCCACTGTCACTGGCCGAGGGCTGGCAGCTCTTCCTGGCAGCGCTGGCCCAGGGTGTGCTGGAGCACCACACCTACGGTGCCCTGCTCTTCCCACTGCTGTCCCTGGGCCTCTACCCCTGCTGGCTGCTTTTCTGGAATGTGCTCTTCTGGAAGTGA
- the GPAA1 gene encoding glycosylphosphatidylinositol anchor attachment 1 protein isoform X4, protein MGLLSDPVRRRALARLVLRLNAPLCVLSYVAGIAWFLALVFPPLTQRTYMSENAMGSTMVEEQFAGGDRARAFARDFAAHRKKSGALPVAWLERTMRSVGLEVYTQSFSRKLPFPDETHERYMVSGTNVYGILRAPRAASTESLVLTVPCGSDSTNSQAVGLLLALAAHFRGQIYWAKDIIFLVTEHDLLGTEAWLEAYHDVNVTGMQSSPLQGRAGAIQAAVALELSSDVVTSLDVAVEGLNGQLPNLDLLNLFQTFCQKGGLLCTLQGKLQPQDWTSLDGPLQGLQTLLLMVLRQASGRPHGSHGLFLRYRVEALTLRGINSFRQYKYDLVAVGKALEGMFRKLNHLLERLHQSFFLYLLPGLSRFVSIGLYMPAVGFLLLVLGLKALELWMQLHEAGMGLEEPGGAPGPSVPLPPSQGVGLASLVAPLLISQAMGLALYVLPVLGQHVATQHFPVAEAEAVVLTLLAIYAAGLALPHNTHRVVSTQAPDRGWMALKLVALIYLALQLGCIALTNFSLGFLLATSMVPAAALAKPHGPRTLYAALLVLTSPAAMLLGSLFLWRELQEAPLSLAEGWQLFLAALAQGVLEHHTYGALLFPLLSLGLYPCWLLFWNVLFWK, encoded by the exons ATGGGCCTCCTGTCGGACCCGGTTCGCCGGCGCGCGCTCGCCCGCCTCGTGCTGCGCCTCAACGCGCCGCTGTG CGTGCTGAGCTACGTGGCGGGCATCGCCTGGTTCTTGGCGCTGGTTTTCCCGCCGCTGACCCAGCGCACTTACATGTCGGAGAACGCCATGGGCTCCACCATGGTGGAGGAGCAGTTTGCGGGCGGAGACCGCGCCCGGGCTTTTGCCCGGGACTTCGCTGCCCACCGCAAGAAGTCGGG GGCTCTGCCAGTGGCCTGGCTTGAACGGACGATGCGGTCAGTAGGGCTGGAGGTCTACACGCAGAGTTTCTCCCGGAAACTGCCCTTCCCAGATGAGACCCACGAGCGCTAT ATGGTGTCAGGCACCAATGTGTACGGCATCCTGCGGGCCCCGCGTGCTGCCAGCACCGAGTCACTTGTGCTCACCGTGCCCTGTGGCTCTGACTCTACCAACAGCCAGGCTGTGGGGCTGCTGCTGGCACTGGCTGCCCACTTCCGGG GGCAGATTTATTGGGCCAAAGATATCATCTTCCTGGTAACAGAACATGACCTCCTGGGCACTGAAGCTTGGCTTGAAGCCTACCACGATGTCAATGTCACTG GCATGCAGTCGTCCCCCCTGCAGGGCCGAGCTGGGGCCATTCAGGCGGCTGTGGCCCTGGAGCTGAGCAGTGATGTGGTCACCAGCCTCGATGTGGCTGTGGAGGGGCTCAACGGGCAGCTGCCCAACCTTGACCTGCTCAATCTCTTCCAGACCTTCTGCCAGAAAGGGGGCCTGTTGTGCACGCTTCAGGGCAAG CTGCAGCCCCAGGACTGGACGTCATTGGACGGACCACTGCAGGGCCTGCAGACACTGCTGCTCATGGTTCTGCGGCAGGCCTCTGGCCGCCCCCACGGCTCCCATGGCCTCTTCCTGCGCTACCGTGTGGAGGCCCTAACCCTGCGTGGCATCAATAGCTTCCGCCAGTACAAGTATGACCTGGTGGCAGTGGGCAA GGCTTTGGAGGGCATGTTCCGCAAGCTCAACCACCTCCTGGAGCGCCTGCACCAGTCCTTCTTCCTCTACTTGCTCCCCGGCCTCTCCCGCTTCGTCTCCATCGGCCTCTACATGCCCGCTGTCGGCTTCTTGCTCCTGGTCCTTGGTCTCAAG GCTCTGGAACTGTGGATGCAGCTGCATGAGGCCGGAATGGGCCTTGAGGAGCCCGGGGGGGCCCCTGGCCCCAGTGTCCCCCTTCCCCCATCACAG GGTGTGGGGCTGGCCTCGCTCGTGGCACCTCTGCTGATCTCGCAGGCCATGGGACTGGCCCTCTATGTCCTGCCAGTGCTGGGCCAACACGTTGCCACCCAGCACTTCCCAGTggcagaggctgaggctgtggtGCTGACACTGCTGGCGATTTATGCAGctggcctggccctgccccaCAATACCCACCG GGTGGTAAGCACACAGGCCCCAGACAGGGGCTGGATGGCACTGAAGCTGGTAGCCCTGATCTACCTAGCACTGCAGCTGGGCTGCATCGCCCTCACCAACTTCTCCTTGGGCTTCCTGCTGGCCACCAGCATGGTGCCCGCCGCTGCACTTGCCAAGCCTCATGGGCCCCG GACCCTCTATGCTGCCCTGCTGGTGCTGACCAGCCCAGCAGCCATGCTCCTTGGCAGCCTGTTCCTGTGGCGGGAGCTGCAGGAGGCGCCACTGTCACTGGCCGAGGGCTGGCAGCTCTTCCTGGCAGCGCTGGCCCAGGGTGTGCTGGAGCACCACACCTACGGTGCCCTGCTCTTCCCACTGCTGTCCCTGGGCCTCTACCCCTGCTGGCTGCTTTTCTGGAATGTGCTCTTCTGGAAGTGA
- the GPAA1 gene encoding glycosylphosphatidylinositol anchor attachment 1 protein isoform X3 yields MGLLSDPVRRRALARLVLRLNAPLCVLSYVAGIAWFLALVFPPLTQRTYMSENAMGSTMVEEQFAGGDRARAFARDFAAHRKKSGALPVAWLERTMRSVGLEVYTQSFSRKLPFPDETHERYVLGEWGVPGPRKHLEGGMVSGTNVYGILRAPRAASTESLVLTVPCGSDSTNSQAVGLLLALAAHFRGQIYWAKDIIFLVTEHDLLGTEAWLEAYHDVNVTGMQSSPLQGRAGAIQAAVALELSSDVVTSLDVAVEGLNGQLPNLDLLNLFQTFCQKGGLLCTLQGKLQPQDWTSLDGPLQGLQTLLLMVLRQASGRPHGSHGLFLRYRVEALTLRGINSFRQYKYDLVAVGKALEGMFRKLNHLLERLHQSFFLYLLPGLSRFVSIGLYMPAVGFLLLVLGLKALELWMQLHEAGMGLEEPGGAPGPSVPLPPSQGVGLASLVAPLLISQAMGLALYVLPVLGQHVATQHFPVAEAEAVVLTLLAIYAAGLALPHNTHRVVSTQAPDRGWMALKLVALIYLALQLGCIALTNFSLGFLLATSMVPAAALAKPHGPRTLYAALLVLTSPAAMLLGSLFLWRELQEAPLSLAEGWQLFLAALAQGVLEHHTYGALLFPLLSLGLYPCWLLFWNVLFWK; encoded by the exons ATGGGCCTCCTGTCGGACCCGGTTCGCCGGCGCGCGCTCGCCCGCCTCGTGCTGCGCCTCAACGCGCCGCTGTG CGTGCTGAGCTACGTGGCGGGCATCGCCTGGTTCTTGGCGCTGGTTTTCCCGCCGCTGACCCAGCGCACTTACATGTCGGAGAACGCCATGGGCTCCACCATGGTGGAGGAGCAGTTTGCGGGCGGAGACCGCGCCCGGGCTTTTGCCCGGGACTTCGCTGCCCACCGCAAGAAGTCGGG GGCTCTGCCAGTGGCCTGGCTTGAACGGACGATGCGGTCAGTAGGGCTGGAGGTCTACACGCAGAGTTTCTCCCGGAAACTGCCCTTCCCAGATGAGACCCACGAGCGCTATGTATTGGGGGAGTGGGGTGTGCCTGGGCCCAGAAAGCACCTTGAGGGAGGG ATGGTGTCAGGCACCAATGTGTACGGCATCCTGCGGGCCCCGCGTGCTGCCAGCACCGAGTCACTTGTGCTCACCGTGCCCTGTGGCTCTGACTCTACCAACAGCCAGGCTGTGGGGCTGCTGCTGGCACTGGCTGCCCACTTCCGGG GGCAGATTTATTGGGCCAAAGATATCATCTTCCTGGTAACAGAACATGACCTCCTGGGCACTGAAGCTTGGCTTGAAGCCTACCACGATGTCAATGTCACTG GCATGCAGTCGTCCCCCCTGCAGGGCCGAGCTGGGGCCATTCAGGCGGCTGTGGCCCTGGAGCTGAGCAGTGATGTGGTCACCAGCCTCGATGTGGCTGTGGAGGGGCTCAACGGGCAGCTGCCCAACCTTGACCTGCTCAATCTCTTCCAGACCTTCTGCCAGAAAGGGGGCCTGTTGTGCACGCTTCAGGGCAAG CTGCAGCCCCAGGACTGGACGTCATTGGACGGACCACTGCAGGGCCTGCAGACACTGCTGCTCATGGTTCTGCGGCAGGCCTCTGGCCGCCCCCACGGCTCCCATGGCCTCTTCCTGCGCTACCGTGTGGAGGCCCTAACCCTGCGTGGCATCAATAGCTTCCGCCAGTACAAGTATGACCTGGTGGCAGTGGGCAA GGCTTTGGAGGGCATGTTCCGCAAGCTCAACCACCTCCTGGAGCGCCTGCACCAGTCCTTCTTCCTCTACTTGCTCCCCGGCCTCTCCCGCTTCGTCTCCATCGGCCTCTACATGCCCGCTGTCGGCTTCTTGCTCCTGGTCCTTGGTCTCAAG GCTCTGGAACTGTGGATGCAGCTGCATGAGGCCGGAATGGGCCTTGAGGAGCCCGGGGGGGCCCCTGGCCCCAGTGTCCCCCTTCCCCCATCACAG GGTGTGGGGCTGGCCTCGCTCGTGGCACCTCTGCTGATCTCGCAGGCCATGGGACTGGCCCTCTATGTCCTGCCAGTGCTGGGCCAACACGTTGCCACCCAGCACTTCCCAGTggcagaggctgaggctgtggtGCTGACACTGCTGGCGATTTATGCAGctggcctggccctgccccaCAATACCCACCG GGTGGTAAGCACACAGGCCCCAGACAGGGGCTGGATGGCACTGAAGCTGGTAGCCCTGATCTACCTAGCACTGCAGCTGGGCTGCATCGCCCTCACCAACTTCTCCTTGGGCTTCCTGCTGGCCACCAGCATGGTGCCCGCCGCTGCACTTGCCAAGCCTCATGGGCCCCG GACCCTCTATGCTGCCCTGCTGGTGCTGACCAGCCCAGCAGCCATGCTCCTTGGCAGCCTGTTCCTGTGGCGGGAGCTGCAGGAGGCGCCACTGTCACTGGCCGAGGGCTGGCAGCTCTTCCTGGCAGCGCTGGCCCAGGGTGTGCTGGAGCACCACACCTACGGTGCCCTGCTCTTCCCACTGCTGTCCCTGGGCCTCTACCCCTGCTGGCTGCTTTTCTGGAATGTGCTCTTCTGGAAGTGA